One segment of Chelonia mydas isolate rCheMyd1 chromosome 13, rCheMyd1.pri.v2, whole genome shotgun sequence DNA contains the following:
- the ACSS2 gene encoding acetyl-coenzyme A synthetase, cytoplasmic isoform X4, which yields MKISYSELLHKVCQFANVLREQGIKKGDRVSIYMPMIIELVVAMLACARIGALHSIVFAGFSADSLCERILDSSCSLLITADAFYRGDKLINLKQIADEALQKCKDKDSPLRNCIVVKHLGREEVVSDGICSKSPPLKRLCQDIQEKETESSKRFHPKTPWNSHVDLWWHELMKNASKECEPEWCDAEDELFILYTSGSTGKPKGVVHTVGGYMIFTAATFKYVFDHHPEDIYWCTADIGWITGHSYLTYGPLANGATSVLFEGLPIYPDVSRMWSIIDKYQVTKFYTAPTAIRLLMKYGNEPVKKYSRKSLKVLGTVGEPINPEAWLWYYQVVGEERCPIMDTFWQTETGGHVLTPLPAATPMKPGSATFPFFGVVPAILDESGEELEGEAEGYLVFKQPWPGIMRTVYRNHQRFETTYFKKFPGYYVTGDGCKRDKDGYYWITGRIDDMLNVSGHLLSTAEVESALVEHSSVSEAAVVSHPHPVKGECLYCFVTLRDGHKFTPALMDELRKQVREKIGPIATPDYIQHAPGLPKTRSGKIMRRVLRKIAKNDRELGDTSTVADPAVINHLFSNRCATVL from the exons ATGAAGATCTCATACAGCGAGTTGTTGCACAAGGTCTGCCAATTTGCCAATGTTCTCCGGGAACAAG GCATAAAGAAAGGAGACAGAGTTTCTATCTACATGCCAATGATTATTGAGCTGGTTGTTGCCATGCTTGCCTGTGCCAGGATTGGAGCGCTTCACTCCATTGTG TTTGCAGGTTTCTCAGCAGACTCCCTTTGCGAACGGATTCTCGATTCCAGTTGTTCTCTCCTCATTACGGCAG ATGCCTTTTATAGAGGTGATAAGCTGATTAACCTGAAGCAGATCGCAGACGAGGCCCTGCAGAAATGTAAAGACAA AGACTCCCCTCTGAGAAACTGCATTGTGGTCAAGCACTTGGGAAGGGAGGAAGTGGTGTCAGATGGGATATGCAGCAAGTCGCCACCTCTGAAGAGGCTGTGCCAGGATATACAG GAAAAAGAGACTGAGAGCTCAAAGAGATTCCATCCCAAG ACTCCATGGAATTCCCATGTCGACCTTTGGTGGCATGAGCTTATGAAGAATGCCAGCAAGGAGTGTGAGCCTGAGTGGTGTGATGCTGAAGATGAGCTGTTCATTCTTTACACCAGTGGATCAACTGGGAAACCCAAG GGCGTCGTGCATACGGTGGGTGGATATATGATTTTTACTGCTGCTACCTTTAAGTATGTGTTTGATCATCATCCTGAGGACATTTACTGGTGCACGGCTGACATCGGCTGGATAACTGGCCACTCCTACCTCACTTACGGACCTCTGGCAAATGGGGCAACCAGTGTATTG TTTGAAGGTCTGCCCATCTATCCAGACGTCAGCCGCATGTGGAGCATCATTGACAAGTACCAGGTGACCAAGTTTTACACTGCGCCCACAGCCATCCGACTGCTCATGAAGTACGGCAATGAGCCCGTCAAAAA GTACAGCAGGAAATCCTTGAAAGTGCTGGGGACGGTTGGGGAGCCCATCAATCCCGAAGCCTGGCTGTGGTACTATCAGGTGGTTGGAGAAGAGAGGTGTCCCATCATGGATACcttctggcagacagagact GGTGGCCATGTGCTGACGCCGCTCCCCGCTGCCACGCCCATGAAGCCGGGCTCCGCA ACGTTTCCATTCTTTGGTGTTGTCCCTGCTATCCTGGATGAATccggggaggagctggagggagaagcAGAAGGCTACCTG GTATTTAAGCAGCCCTGGCCTGGAATAATGCGCACAGTGTACAGGAACCACCAGCGATTTGAGACCACCTACTTCAAGAAGTTCCCAGGGTACTACGTGACAGGAGATG GCTGCAAGAGAGATAAGGACGGCTATTACTGGATCACGGGGCGCATCGATGATATGCTCAACGTCTCTG GCCACCTGCTGAGCACCGCGGAGGTGGAGTCTGCCCTGGTTGAGCACTCCTCCGTTTCTGAGGCTGCGGTGGTGAGTCACCCCCACCCAGTGAAAGGCGAGTGCCTCTACTGCTTTGTGACCTTGAGGGACGGCCACAAATTCACCCCGGCCCTGATGGACGAGCTGAGAAAACAAG TCAGAGAAAAAATTGGACCGATAGCAACCCCTGATTACATCCAGCATGCACCTGGTCTGCCCAAGACCCGCTCAG GTAAAATTATGAGGCGCGTGTTAAGGAAGATTGCAAAGAACGACCGAGAGCTGGGAGATACCTCAACGGTGGCAGATCCAGCTGTTATAAACCACCTGTTCAGCAACAGGTGTGCCACTGTGCTGTAG